The sequence below is a genomic window from Flavobacteriales bacterium.
CGCACCAACAGGTTCCAGTGGTAGGCCATATCTGCATTGGAAAAGAATTTGAGCGCCAGCGCCAGCTCCAGAAAGCCCAGCGTCACCTTCACAGTCCCCAGCCAGCTGCCGGAACGGGGCAGGGCATTCAGCCATGCCGGAAATGCGGCAAACAGGGCAAAGGGGAGTGCCAGTGCCAGTGCAAAACCGGTCATGCCCAGGGCAGGTGCCAGGATATTGCGTTGCACGGCGGCTTCAACCAGCAGGGTTCCGATAATAGGTCCGGTACAGGAGAATGAAACGAGGCTCAATGTAAATGCCATGAAAAAGATACCGATCATTCCACCCCGGCTAGACATGCTATCCATTTTATTTGCCCATGAACTGGGCAATGTGATCTCAAAAGCGCCGAAGAAAGAAATGGCAAACACCACAAAGATGACAAAGAATGCCATGTTAAAATATACGTTGGCAGCCATATCATTCAGTGCCTGTGCGCCAACCGAAAGCGTAATGGCGAGTCCGAGTCCCACATAGATCACGATGATACTTGTGGCATACAAAAGGGCATTGCTCAGACCTTTCCTATACGTTGTGCTTGATTTGGTGAAGAAGGAAACAGTGAGCGGAATGATCGGAAAAACGCAAGGCGTAAGCAATGCGATGAAGCCACCCAGAAAGCCTGCGAGAAAGATGGCCACGAGTGACATGTTGCTGGATGTTACGCCTTCGATGGAGCCACATTCATCATCCATAAATGCCGTTCCCATATTACCTTGATCTGAGCCATCTGTTGCTGCCGTGGTGTCTTCAGGTATGGTATCCATGCCGGTCGGTCTTACAACATCAGCGGAATCACCATCTACCGGCAGGACCTCGTTGCCTGGCATTGGTTCGTTTGTTCCCGTTTTTCCTTCGTCAGATGGTTCAGCCGTTTTCTGACCGTTGGTCTTTTGCTTTTCCGCACCACATCCGCACCGGCTCGTTTGCGCATCACCTTCAGGTAAAACGATGGTAAATGATTTTTGAAGCGGAGGGGTACAGGTGCCATCCACGCCACTGGAACACGCCATGTAATTGATACCTCCTTTAACCTGTGCGCCGGGAGCGGGGGCTTCCACGATCTGACAGAAGGCAACGCAATTGCTGTATTGTTTCACCGTCATATCAAAGACATCCACATACTCTTCTTCGAGGTGTCCTGTTTCATTCACACGTCCCTTGAGGATGTAACCGTCGGGTTCCTGAAAGTAGAACTCCGTGGGCAGGGGACCCCCTTCTTCCAGATCCTGTGAGTAAAGGTGCCAGCCTTTATCGATCTTGGCTTTGAATACCACTTCATATTTGCCATTCCCCAGGTTGGTTGCAAAAAAGTTCCAGTGCACCGGATCAAAGAGTTGGGGTGTAAAGGCGGGTTCAGCGGATTCGGGATGAACGTTCACAGATATGGTATTTCCGGGAACCTTCTCTGTTTTGCCACGGCACGCCAGGATAGAAATCATAACAATCCCTGCGGTGAGCAGACTGAAGGATATGGCTTTTACAGATTGTTTCATGGGACGCACAAAACTAAGGTGTTTTCGATAAAGTCGGTGGTTGCCATATTCAATCCCTTATTTCCTCTCCGAATTTCAGGCCGAATGCCCTTCTGCACATCCAGGTGCAGATGTAAAAAGGAATGGTATCTGCCAGGGCGACCAGCACTTTAAACAAAAAACCGTTTTCAAGAAGAGACGGGAATTTATCCCATGGTATTGCACCGCGGCTGCAAAGTACCACCAGAACGACGGTGGTATCCACCAGTTGGGAAATGATAGTAGAAAAATTATTCCGAAGCCAGAGGTGCTTACCATTGGTCAGGCGTTTCCAGAAATGAAACAGGCGGATGTCCACAAACTGCGCGGCCAGGTAGGCGGCCATGGATGCGCCAACCGCTGCGCCTGTCATCCCGAATACATGATTGAACTGGTCTTCGTTTACCGGCGACCATGCGGTAGCTTCGGCGGCGGAGGACAGCAGCACCACCCCCATGACAAATACGCTGGCGATGAGACCGGAGAGGACGACCTGGTTCGCTTTTTTTCGTCCGTAAATCTCAGAAATAATATCGGTGACGAGGAAGGTGATGGGGTAAGGCAGGATGCCAACGGATATCTCAAAGGTATACCAGCCGAAGGGGCTCCAGGTAAAGAATTTTTGAAAGATCAGGTTACAGGCGACCAGTGAGGCGATGAAAATGCCGGCAAGGATAAGAAAGAGGAGGTGGGCTTGTTGTTTCTTCGGTTCGGTCATAAAAAAAGGCTGTGGCGTTTAACACCACAGCCAAAATAACCATAAAATGCAGGTCGTCAAAAGATTCGCACTTCCCTGATGCAATGTATGGGAATGGTCCGGCCGCCTTTGAGTACGATATTGTTTTCCGTCGTGGCCCAAACAGTCGTTTCCACCTTATTCAGGTTTTCGTCTGTCTCAAAGAGGATCTTAACCTTTCTCCTATACACATTACCCAGCGTAGTGGCGATCTCCAATAGTTTCTTCCGCGCAAAAATATCTTCCTTACTATTCAGCACCTCAGTCTTTCTGAACCGCAAATTCCCGATAAGCTCCTTTTCAATGGCACGGGCATGGTTTAGTATTTCCTGTCCAAGCATAGGTTTGGTATTAAAAAAATGAAATAATCTGAAGAGGATCGAATGTCCTGTAGGAATATAAAACGAAAGCTATGCAATTAAAGTTTCAAAGTCAAGGGAAGTTTTCAAC
It includes:
- a CDS encoding thiol:disulfide interchange protein, yielding MACSSGVDGTCTPPLQKSFTIVLPEGDAQTSRCGCGAEKQKTNGQKTAEPSDEGKTGTNEPMPGNEVLPVDGDSADVVRPTGMDTIPEDTTAATDGSDQGNMGTAFMDDECGSIEGVTSSNMSLVAIFLAGFLGGFIALLTPCVFPIIPLTVSFFTKSSTTYRKGLSNALLYATSIIVIYVGLGLAITLSVGAQALNDMAANVYFNMAFFVIFVVFAISFFGAFEITLPSSWANKMDSMSSRGGMIGIFFMAFTLSLVSFSCTGPIIGTLLVEAAVQRNILAPALGMTGFALALALPFALFAAFPAWLNALPRSGSWLGTVKVTLGFLELALALKFFSNADMAYHWNLLVRETFIGLWVVIFGLMALYLLGVLNMKRPGWGRMTVGILALAFTIYLVPGLWGAPVDLISG
- a CDS encoding queuosine precursor transporter, which gives rise to MTEPKKQQAHLLFLILAGIFIASLVACNLIFQKFFTWSPFGWYTFEISVGILPYPITFLVTDIISEIYGRKKANQVVLSGLIASVFVMGVVLLSSAAEATAWSPVNEDQFNHVFGMTGAAVGASMAAYLAAQFVDIRLFHFWKRLTNGKHLWLRNNFSTIISQLVDTTVVLVVLCSRGAIPWDKFPSLLENGFLFKVLVALADTIPFYICTWMCRRAFGLKFGEEIRD